In a genomic window of Pseudoliparis swirei isolate HS2019 ecotype Mariana Trench chromosome 20, NWPU_hadal_v1, whole genome shotgun sequence:
- the LOC130211195 gene encoding LOW QUALITY PROTEIN: lebercilin-like (The sequence of the model RefSeq protein was modified relative to this genomic sequence to represent the inferred CDS: inserted 2 bases in 1 codon; deleted 1 base in 1 codon) translates to MQSRRQQAVAHKEEGDSDAARSITDTSWWTSPSTLRCDSNRPYYTSDSEDQDERLKDKASEGQASDKWPGSNTRGRKKGKKAQRPQKTNHTTNRHILKLPPIIKHLQVSEPRILSADLNCIRELKSQVWDLQQQLSEARTENKLLKRLQHRHTMALQHFQDSEGSVSQILTSHRNEARVLQGTLHETRSCRDNLARQLKTTENKLLSIKDRYLHLQLLSQDHSLLEREDLTSRLCRASAELEHKDKRILDLERYLKLCQASFHRQIVTEQKKISEERKISCNLQEHTHQLNREIQGRARELETHNIYSHRFLKGPSKKVRESKIVQTDELVLLPIVAVSHLVLEHTETEEKPEESSVNWCCYNPVQQSTVIEHPEKEVSETASLEENLQEETETITTNMFSDAGEQRSCSEESPEHQTEGECAGKKEAPEALEEEQKREGHETSFISERSLDLERTGPKLPKDSITPRHXHSNENLQSGRPLCSSADLSPFQSSESPIKMEIISSGIRELQER, encoded by the exons ATGCAGAGCCGGAGGCAGCAGGCCGTTGCTcacaaggaggagggggacagtgATGCTGCGAGATCCATAACTGACACATCCTGGTGGACCTCTCCATCCACACTGCGATGTGACTCGAACAGACCATACTACACATCTGACTCTGAAGACCAGGATGAGCGACTTAAAGACAAGGCCTCAGAAGGCCAGGCCTCAGACAAGTGGCCGGGATCGAACAcacggggaagaaaaaaag gtaAAAAAGCACAGAGGCCACAAAAGACAAACCACACTACAAACCGCCATATCCTGAAGCTGCCTCCCATCATCAAGCACCTGCAGGTTTCAGAGCCGAGGATCCTGTCGGCCGACCTGAACTGCATCCGGGAGCTGAAAAGCCAGGTGTGggatctgcagcagcagctgagcgAAGCCAGGACTGAGAACAAGCTGTTGAAGAGGCTCCAGCATCGCCACACGATGGCACTGCAGCACTTCCAAGACTCAGAGGGCAGCGTCTCGCAG ATCCTCACGAGCCACAGGAACGAGGCCCGAGTCCTGCAGGGGACGCTCCATGAGACCCGCAGCTGCCGCGACAATCTGGCAAGGCAGCTGAAAACCACAGAAAATAAGTTGCTCAGCATAAAGGACAGATACCTGCACCTACAGCTGCTCAGCCAGGATCACAGCCTGCTGGAGAGGGAGGACCTCACCTCAAGGCTGTGCAGGGCTTCTGCAGAGCTGGAACACAAGGACAAGAGGATACTG GACTTGGAGAGGTATCTTAAATTGTGCCAGGCCTCATTCCATCGTCAAATAGTCACTGAACAAAAGAAGATCAGCGAGGAGAGAAAGATATCCTGCAATCTGCAAGAGCACACCCATCAGCTGAACAGGGAAATTCAA gggagagcgagagaactGGAAACACACAATATTTACTCTCACAGGTTTTTAAAAGGACCTTCCAAAAAAG TCCGTGAAAGCAAGATTGTTCAAACAGATGAATTAGTCCTTCTCCCCATTGTGGCCGTGAGTCATTTGGTGTTGGAACATACGGAGACTGAGGAGAAGCCGGAAGAGAGCTCCGTGAACTGG TGTTGTTACAATCCAGTGCAGCAGTCTACGGTCATAGAACATCCAGAGAAAGAGGTTTCTGAAACCGCCTCATTAGAAGAGAATCTGCAAGAGGAAACAG AAACTATAACAACAAATATGTTCTCAGACGCCGGTGAGCAGCGTAGTTGTTCAGAAGAGAGCCCAGAACATCAAACAGAGGGAGAGTGTGCCGGAAAAAAAGAGGCCCCAGAGGCGTTGGAAGAAGAGCAGAAACGAGAGGGACACGAGACGTCCTTCATTTCGGAACGGTCGCTGGATTTGGAGAGAACAGGACCCAAGCTCCCCAAAGACTCAATTACACCTCGACA CCACTCTAATGAGAACCTGCAGAGTGGAAGGCCTCTCTGCAGCAGTGCGGAC TTAAGTCCTTTTCAAAGTTCCGAGAGTCCAATCAAGATGGAGATCATAAGCAGTGGCATTCGTGAACTCCAGGAGAGGTGA
- the get1 gene encoding guided entry of tail-anchored proteins factor 1 has translation MAAGYAWFLVLGSVFLCNLMKTLLPTISSLLSKMVQKDAEQESEMRVEVQEMKKEQDSINMMDEFARYARLERKINKMTDKLKSHVKSRTAQQAKMKWVVNIVFYILQAAVMISLIWKYYADPVTVVPSKWIAPVERLVAFPTGVAGGVGITCWLVVCNKVVTLGLHAIS, from the exons ATGGCGGCTGGCTATGCGTGGTTTCTTGTGCTGGGTTCGGTTTTTCTGTGTAATCTCATGAAAACCCTCCTGCCGACCATATCCTCTCTC CTCTCCAAGATGGTGCAGAAAGATGCCGAGCAGGAGAGTGAGATGAGGGTTGAAGTccaggagatgaagaaggagcAGGACTCGATCAACATGATGGACGAGTTTGCTAGATATGCCAGATTGGAGCGCAAAATCAACAAGATGACAGACAAGCTGAAGTCACATG TGAAATCAAGAACAGCGCAACAAGCGAAGATGAAATGGGTGGTGAACATCGTCTTCTACATACTGCAG GCTGCTGTGATGATCTCCTTGATATGGAAGTATTACGCTGACCCAGTGACAGTGGTCCCAAGCAAATGGATTGCCCCAGTTGAGCGCCTTGTGGCCTTCCCAACAGGCGTTGCAG GTGGAGTGGGAATCACATGCTGGCTGGTGGTTTGCAACAAAGTGGTTACGCTGGGTCTCCATGCCATCAGCTAG